From Neobacillus sp. PS2-9, the proteins below share one genomic window:
- a CDS encoding MetQ/NlpA family ABC transporter substrate-binding protein has translation MKKWFLAMVLVLVVGALAACGSSSESKDKAVAKSKDIKLGATAGPYSDMLKEAIVPGLEKKGYKVEIVEFSDYIQPNKALDNGDIQANLFQHSIYLENFAKENNMKLSALISVPTAPMGLYSKKFKSLDEVKNGATVTLPNDPTNAARALNTLRDEGLITINESADPLKVSEKDIVENKKNLKFQAIEAGQLPRSVDSVDLAAVPGNFALAAKMNLLDALALENMLDSYRNIVAVKTENKDSQLAKDIKEVVESADFKKVIDEKFKGFGKPEWMKK, from the coding sequence ATGAAAAAATGGTTTTTAGCAATGGTGTTAGTTTTAGTTGTAGGTGCGTTAGCAGCATGCGGCAGCAGTTCAGAGAGTAAAGACAAAGCAGTAGCAAAATCTAAAGATATTAAATTAGGGGCTACTGCTGGTCCGTACAGTGATATGTTGAAGGAAGCAATTGTTCCTGGTTTAGAAAAGAAGGGCTACAAAGTTGAGATTGTAGAATTCAGTGATTACATCCAGCCAAATAAAGCGTTAGACAATGGGGACATCCAAGCAAACCTATTCCAGCATTCTATCTATCTAGAGAATTTTGCGAAGGAAAACAACATGAAGTTGTCTGCACTGATTTCTGTTCCAACTGCACCAATGGGGCTTTACTCAAAGAAATTCAAATCATTGGATGAAGTGAAAAACGGAGCAACGGTTACGCTTCCGAATGACCCAACAAACGCAGCTCGTGCCTTAAATACACTTCGTGATGAAGGCCTAATTACAATTAACGAAAGTGCCGACCCGTTGAAAGTATCTGAGAAGGACATTGTTGAAAATAAGAAAAACTTGAAGTTCCAAGCAATTGAAGCAGGCCAGCTTCCTCGTTCTGTGGACAGTGTCGATTTAGCGGCAGTACCTGGAAACTTCGCATTGGCTGCAAAAATGAACCTGCTAGATGCACTAGCACTTGAAAATATGCTAGATTCCTATCGCAATATCGTTGCGGTAAAAACAGAAAACAAAGATTCTCAACTTGCAAAAGATATTAAAGAAGTCGTGGAATCTGCAGACTTCAAAAAAGTCATTGATGAGAAGTTTAAAGGCTTTGGAAAGCCGGAGTGGATGAAGAAATAA
- a CDS encoding Ig-like domain-containing protein, whose amino-acid sequence MSATKDGSEVVSNEAVKKDELYSFATKLDNDTTNFSVTYTPTGAPSTTPITKTIQVTKKVYNSGAGLYVSPNGTSSARGTIDDPMNLETAIKYVLPGETIFMREGTYTPSAIIDIKKEYSGEKDKVKTLAAYNGEEVTIDGQNHLANVLKLNADYWHLAGIHITRGVSNGMRVSGNHNVVEQMLFNFNGDTGLQISGSGSDPEKWPKYNLILNCESHDNHDLSDENADGFAAKLGVGAGNVFKGNIAHHNIDDGWDLYNRTNEGANMPITLDGNIAYSNGKLSNGYNEEGNQGNGFKLGGEGLPVAHIVRNNIAFDNNMDGFTDNFNPGKIVVENNTSFNNKRFNYVFRINPYFTAVEQGIFKNNLSFRTNGGTIRDSISGNVDETNFLFDGSKTVNSAGVAVSAKDFVSLDVPEEFTRYENGAINYGNFLRLAPESELSKAGTHVGALAANPVSIKVEGPDSLREGETASLVVKGVYYDGSVQTLTDEVEFTSADHTVAVVNQNGVVQAGKKGKTTIKVSYHGLTAELQIHVKTMPPGLKKK is encoded by the coding sequence TTGTCAGCAACGAAGGATGGATCAGAGGTTGTCAGCAACGAAGCAGTCAAAAAGGATGAACTCTACTCCTTTGCAACAAAGTTGGACAACGATACAACGAATTTTAGTGTGACCTATACGCCAACAGGAGCTCCTTCTACTACACCGATTACAAAAACCATTCAAGTAACAAAGAAGGTGTACAACTCGGGTGCCGGACTTTATGTGTCACCAAATGGTACAAGTTCAGCACGAGGCACCATCGACGACCCGATGAATTTAGAAACAGCAATCAAGTATGTTCTTCCTGGGGAAACTATTTTTATGCGCGAAGGGACTTATACGCCTTCCGCTATCATCGATATTAAAAAGGAATATAGTGGTGAGAAGGATAAAGTAAAAACGCTCGCCGCCTATAACGGCGAAGAGGTCACCATAGATGGGCAAAACCATCTTGCTAATGTGCTCAAGTTAAATGCGGATTATTGGCATTTGGCTGGGATCCATATTACTAGGGGTGTATCCAATGGAATGAGAGTAAGCGGAAATCACAATGTGGTCGAGCAAATGCTCTTCAATTTTAACGGGGATACAGGTTTGCAAATTAGCGGCAGCGGTTCAGATCCTGAAAAATGGCCGAAGTACAACTTGATTTTAAATTGTGAATCCCATGACAACCATGATTTGAGTGATGAAAATGCCGATGGTTTTGCTGCAAAACTCGGTGTAGGTGCGGGCAATGTGTTTAAAGGCAATATCGCCCATCACAATATTGACGATGGTTGGGATTTATATAACCGAACAAATGAAGGGGCAAATATGCCGATTACCTTGGACGGAAATATTGCTTATTCCAATGGGAAGCTAAGTAATGGCTATAACGAAGAGGGCAATCAGGGGAATGGCTTTAAGCTAGGTGGAGAAGGCCTGCCGGTTGCTCACATCGTCCGTAACAACATTGCGTTTGATAACAATATGGACGGCTTTACCGATAATTTTAACCCTGGAAAAATTGTCGTCGAGAACAATACTTCTTTCAACAACAAACGCTTTAATTATGTGTTCCGAATCAATCCTTATTTTACAGCTGTGGAGCAGGGAATATTTAAAAATAATCTCTCCTTTAGAACGAACGGCGGTACCATAAGAGATTCAATCAGCGGAAATGTCGATGAGACCAATTTCCTTTTTGACGGGTCAAAGACAGTGAATAGTGCTGGTGTAGCGGTTTCAGCGAAGGACTTTGTCAGTCTCGATGTCCCTGAAGAGTTTACTAGATATGAAAATGGTGCCATTAATTATGGGAACTTCCTCCGTTTAGCTCCTGAGAGCGAACTAAGTAAAGCGGGAACCCATGTCGGCGCGTTAGCAGCTAACCCAGTATCTATTAAAGTGGAAGGTCCGGATTCCTTAAGAGAAGGAGAAACGGCTTCGCTTGTGGTGAAGGGTGTTTATTATGATGGATCTGTCCAAACATTGACCGATGAAGTGGAATTTACTAGTGCGGATCACACTGTTGCGGTGGTGAACCAAAACGGTGTTGTTCAAGCTGGTAAAAAAGGTAAAACAACAATCAAAGTCTCGTACCATGGCTTAACAGCTGAGCTTCAAATCCATGTTAAAACCATGCCGCCTGGGCTGAAAAAGAAGTAA
- a CDS encoding prohibitin family protein produces the protein MQYKKSIIGGAIAIVILVVGFFSTTTVASGYRGVLLQLGAVKPTILTEGFHFKLPFIQTVQPIEVRVQKEESSQTAASKDLQIVTTNVAVNFSVNPEAANKLYQEIGLDYRSRIVDPAIAESLKAITALYTAEELISKRPEVSAKVKEMLAAKLTKYHMILEDINIKEFAFSEEFNKAIEAKQTAEQNALRAQRDLERIKIEAEQKVAQAGAEAEALRLKKQEVTPELIQLKQIEVQEKALEKWDGRLPSVTGGATPFIDVNGLEKQK, from the coding sequence ATGCAATATAAGAAATCAATAATTGGTGGGGCCATTGCCATTGTGATTTTAGTAGTTGGATTTTTTTCGACTACCACTGTTGCGTCAGGTTATAGAGGTGTCCTTTTGCAATTAGGGGCTGTTAAGCCAACCATTTTAACAGAAGGATTTCACTTTAAGCTTCCGTTTATCCAAACCGTTCAACCGATTGAGGTACGGGTACAAAAAGAAGAAAGCTCACAGACCGCTGCCTCCAAAGATCTACAAATTGTTACTACAAATGTGGCCGTCAACTTTTCTGTTAATCCTGAAGCCGCGAATAAATTATATCAAGAAATCGGACTGGATTATCGTTCCAGAATTGTTGATCCAGCGATTGCCGAATCGTTAAAGGCAATTACCGCACTTTATACAGCAGAAGAATTGATTTCAAAACGCCCAGAAGTATCAGCAAAAGTAAAAGAGATGCTTGCTGCTAAATTAACAAAATATCATATGATTCTAGAAGATATTAATATCAAAGAGTTTGCTTTCAGTGAAGAATTCAATAAAGCGATTGAAGCCAAGCAAACGGCTGAACAAAACGCGTTAAGGGCACAAAGAGATCTAGAGAGAATCAAAATAGAAGCGGAGCAGAAGGTCGCTCAAGCAGGGGCAGAAGCAGAAGCCCTCCGCTTGAAAAAGCAAGAAGTTACGCCGGAGTTAATCCAATTAAAACAAATTGAAGTTCAAGAGAAGGCTTTGGAGAAATGGGATGGCCGCCTGCCAAGTGTCACAGGTGGAGCCACACCGTTTATTGATGTAAATGGACTCGAGAAACAAAAATAG
- a CDS encoding MDR family MFS transporter — protein MKSRTTVMVSIVLAMLVASIDSTIMNTTMPIIAKELGRFDLYAWSFASYMITSTILSPVAGRLSDLFGRKRVFGTGILLFLVGSLLCGLSANMIQLVIFRAVQGIGAGFMMPFPAIIAGDLFSVEKRGKIQALFTAMWGLSAVLAPLLGSFFVEFMTWRWIFFVNLPVCIISFITLLPYKENYQPKKAKVDYIGAILFAVGVTFLLLDTIVKENRVLYALIGIVFLVVFYFFERKQESPIVPLSMFKNKMISRININAFIGTTALFGASSFVPLFLQNIAGLSLFLSGVALLGTAIGWMVAAVPAGKWILKYGYRILLIIGNVLLFLSGSLLTLLDPSHGFWFVFLVMIVQGLAFGLLTTVGMIGVQQLVGGHERGISTSFFMFCRNMGTAIGVTIMGALLTSGANFMQGIHHLFIFGFVGSILALLTSFLIQKDPSSEQQGLVAKPKLS, from the coding sequence ATGAAAAGTAGAACAACTGTGATGGTTAGTATTGTACTTGCGATGCTGGTTGCGTCTATCGATTCGACGATCATGAATACGACGATGCCCATCATTGCAAAAGAGTTAGGCCGATTTGACCTCTATGCATGGTCGTTCGCGTCCTACATGATTACCAGCACCATTCTTTCACCTGTGGCTGGTAGATTATCCGATTTATTCGGAAGGAAAAGAGTCTTTGGAACTGGGATCCTTCTATTTTTAGTAGGCTCACTCCTTTGCGGGCTGTCCGCCAATATGATTCAATTGGTTATTTTCCGCGCTGTGCAAGGGATTGGCGCAGGATTTATGATGCCGTTTCCTGCCATCATTGCCGGAGATTTGTTTTCTGTTGAAAAACGAGGCAAAATCCAAGCGTTATTTACGGCGATGTGGGGCTTATCCGCCGTGCTTGCACCATTGCTAGGATCATTCTTTGTAGAGTTTATGACGTGGCGCTGGATTTTCTTTGTCAATCTGCCGGTGTGTATCATTTCGTTTATCACCCTGCTGCCTTACAAAGAAAATTACCAGCCGAAAAAAGCGAAGGTCGACTACATCGGTGCCATTCTCTTCGCTGTCGGTGTCACCTTCCTTCTATTAGATACAATCGTGAAGGAGAACCGCGTCCTTTATGCGCTGATTGGGATCGTATTCTTAGTGGTCTTTTACTTTTTTGAAAGGAAACAAGAGTCACCTATCGTTCCGCTTTCTATGTTTAAAAATAAGATGATATCAAGAATCAACATCAATGCCTTTATTGGGACGACCGCTTTATTTGGGGCTTCCAGTTTTGTTCCCTTATTCTTGCAAAATATCGCTGGGCTTTCGCTGTTCCTTAGCGGTGTGGCCTTACTCGGAACGGCTATCGGCTGGATGGTAGCTGCCGTGCCAGCAGGTAAATGGATTCTGAAATATGGCTATCGCATCTTGTTAATCATCGGAAATGTATTATTGTTCCTTTCTGGATCTCTGTTAACCCTGCTTGATCCAAGCCACGGTTTCTGGTTTGTTTTCTTAGTCATGATTGTTCAAGGCTTAGCGTTCGGTCTCCTCACAACAGTTGGAATGATCGGCGTGCAGCAGCTTGTAGGGGGGCATGAAAGAGGTATCTCCACTTCCTTCTTCATGTTCTGCCGGAATATGGGGACCGCGATTGGTGTAACCATCATGGGGGCATTATTAACGAGCGGTGCGAACTTCATGCAAGGCATTCACCATCTCTTTATATTTGGGTTTGTAGGTAGTATCTTAGCATTACTCACATCCTTCCTGATTCAAAAGGACCCATCCTCCGAGCAACAAGGATTGGTGGCTAAACCGAAATTGAGTTAA
- a CDS encoding VanZ family protein, producing the protein MGKRKWWFIAAIIWMTGIFCATQLPYFTGENTSKTIEKVVDTEHKSIDTPSADHGVIEVLNFLIRKATHLTAFGILALLLFKSLETTRFPYILAWILTTLYAMSDEYHQSFMPGRTAAFKDVLIDSFGALVVLSLVNYFKKKMLVKKE; encoded by the coding sequence ATGGGAAAAAGAAAATGGTGGTTTATAGCGGCTATCATATGGATGACGGGGATCTTTTGTGCGACCCAGCTTCCGTACTTTACGGGGGAAAATACGTCAAAGACCATTGAAAAGGTAGTTGATACGGAACATAAAAGCATCGATACACCAAGTGCGGACCATGGGGTGATTGAGGTGCTGAACTTCCTGATCCGAAAGGCAACACATCTTACGGCATTTGGAATCCTTGCCTTGTTACTGTTCAAATCGCTGGAAACCACTCGTTTTCCGTACATACTCGCATGGATCCTAACGACTCTTTACGCGATGAGTGATGAATATCATCAATCCTTTATGCCTGGCAGGACGGCGGCTTTTAAGGATGTACTGATTGATTCCTTTGGTGCACTAGTTGTCTTATCGTTGGTTAATTATTTTAAGAAAAAAATGTTAGTTAAAAAGGAATGA
- a CDS encoding S8 family serine peptidase: MKARHYRKLFSSFLVLTIIFTMLFPSYGAATTPLEKKENIVNNESNSLEKNLIAQQKAALAQGPVLHPSLKNLKGNQEVAVIVELSEYPVALVKGINKQAGKLTSKTEEKAIQQKVITQQQKFKTNLSAKGIAAKVGFTYNYTFNGMALKLKASDVAKLLSVDGVKLVEPDAEKVALGEKVVPGDQKNATMNTSSPFLEVPSVWGLGYEGQGVKVAVLDTGIDYNHPEFEGVYKGGYNFIDQSNSANYARTRTADDPYETTPLDRPSNKAEFDANGSAFYTEHGTHVAGTIAAQGKNPFGIKGLAPKVDLYAYRVLGAYGSGANSGIIAAIDKAAQEKMDIINLSLGGSNNTQTSSDAIAINNAALAGVTAVIATGNDGPNRGTIGSPGVAAFAISVANSTVPETTKAGQATVTVEGSAPTAYNMNLMGWKFGTEPSNLLTGTYDVVAVPNFGVDADYTGLDVKGKVAFVSRGGGVAFVDKIAAAKKAGAVATIIHNNTGTTPAGIFLGDSFHFIPTFDMSTTDGNALRTALATKKATVTFGNFTSNKTAGDDINSSSSRGPANPNFDLKPDVSAPGTNIMSSVPAYGKDYPNADYSESYDRFTGTSMATPHVAGIAALLKSEHPTWTPFDLKVAISNTAKQLDITKYDVFAQGPGRVQPLKAATTEALAYSIDKTSFSGKTYDNIKGTVTFGNVATSTTAESKVVRDIVVKNLTGEASDYTVTVQTTKAATGTLAAANVTVDQASFNLSASGEQALKVTLNVPKGSGSTGNEILGYIHITNGKTKLILPFAGNLAPPTGLKSYTIDSKVISPNADGKLDSTTLRYEFYDRQYTTYIELWDALHQEAGYYGDGYLGYFLAASSTTTGAKTLAINGQYTDWGTSKKVLAADGVYTIDITTLNQAQTAVAASGYVGPIFIKTTAPKIVTENSYTTKTDKFDLSGSLNDSYIDWAPGVEEVFGESYDINSKLQAKYQLTNSKGETQVGTTAITLDQDGSFHVSLDGLTEGDNKVKITVDDEAKNSASKEITITRQVADPEPNPDAGKGQLLLDSQPLANIPFSVYTAGANQVWYDLKSDANGNFTHNLPDGDYKIDGVWAAPTWYPLNGSFTIKNGLVNGSKLVVNANDYQVPTDPNKWNIAGKLTKNGDAFANIPFSVHSLDGANWYDTRTDAKGNFAVKVPDGTYQLDGIWEAAKGKWHVLNQQFTVKDGKLVGTDQLLVNVTSIEGNVTGTLKQGDTPLANTIFSVHKSTGEVVWYDTQTDANGNFKLSLPDGSYKLEGIWVDKDGRWYELQKEFTVSGSLQFDVTIPTAPVKNVTGVLTKGTEALGNVVFSFHSTTGDQWYNVKTAADGSFGLVVPNGSYQLDGIWLESEAKWYVLNLKFSVVDGKLVGMDQWLINLNN, translated from the coding sequence TTGAAGGCAAGGCATTATCGTAAATTATTTAGTAGTTTTCTCGTCTTAACCATTATCTTCACCATGCTATTTCCATCATATGGCGCTGCAACTACGCCATTAGAGAAAAAAGAAAACATTGTAAACAATGAATCAAACTCATTAGAGAAAAATCTAATTGCCCAGCAAAAGGCAGCATTAGCGCAAGGACCTGTCTTACATCCAAGTTTAAAAAACCTTAAAGGTAATCAAGAAGTCGCCGTGATTGTTGAGTTGTCCGAATACCCTGTTGCTTTAGTAAAAGGAATCAACAAACAAGCTGGCAAGTTGACTTCTAAAACAGAAGAAAAAGCCATTCAGCAAAAAGTCATTACTCAACAACAAAAATTTAAAACCAACCTAAGTGCAAAGGGAATTGCGGCAAAGGTTGGATTTACTTACAATTACACCTTCAACGGAATGGCCTTGAAATTAAAAGCCAGTGACGTGGCAAAGCTTCTTTCAGTTGATGGTGTTAAATTAGTCGAACCAGATGCAGAAAAAGTTGCACTTGGAGAAAAAGTTGTTCCTGGTGATCAAAAGAATGCAACAATGAATACGAGCAGTCCATTCTTAGAAGTTCCTTCTGTATGGGGCCTAGGCTATGAAGGACAAGGCGTAAAAGTTGCCGTCCTTGATACAGGAATTGACTATAATCACCCTGAGTTTGAGGGCGTGTACAAAGGTGGATACAACTTTATCGATCAGTCCAACTCTGCGAACTATGCACGAACTAGAACTGCGGATGATCCATATGAAACGACTCCTTTAGATCGTCCGAGTAATAAAGCTGAGTTTGATGCCAATGGTAGTGCCTTCTATACCGAGCACGGTACACACGTTGCCGGTACGATTGCGGCACAAGGAAAAAATCCATTCGGGATCAAAGGCCTTGCTCCAAAGGTAGATTTATATGCCTACCGCGTACTAGGCGCCTATGGAAGCGGTGCCAACTCTGGTATTATTGCAGCGATTGATAAGGCTGCACAAGAGAAAATGGATATTATCAACTTATCCTTAGGGGGATCCAATAATACCCAAACCTCTTCAGATGCGATTGCAATTAACAATGCTGCGCTTGCGGGCGTAACAGCCGTCATCGCAACAGGTAATGACGGCCCGAATCGTGGAACAATTGGAAGTCCTGGAGTTGCAGCTTTTGCAATTTCTGTTGCCAACTCTACTGTTCCTGAAACAACAAAGGCTGGACAAGCTACAGTAACAGTTGAGGGATCTGCACCAACTGCCTATAATATGAACCTTATGGGTTGGAAATTCGGTACAGAGCCGAGTAATTTATTAACAGGTACTTATGACGTTGTAGCTGTTCCAAACTTTGGAGTAGATGCCGATTATACAGGCCTAGACGTCAAGGGAAAAGTAGCCTTCGTTTCTCGTGGCGGCGGAGTTGCATTTGTTGACAAGATCGCTGCAGCGAAGAAGGCAGGAGCAGTGGCTACAATTATTCATAATAATACAGGAACAACTCCAGCTGGAATTTTCCTAGGGGATTCGTTCCATTTCATTCCGACATTTGATATGTCAACTACAGATGGTAACGCACTTAGAACGGCGTTAGCAACGAAAAAAGCGACTGTCACTTTTGGAAACTTTACATCTAACAAAACAGCTGGAGATGATATCAATAGCTCAAGTTCTCGTGGACCTGCGAACCCGAATTTCGACTTGAAGCCAGACGTATCTGCTCCAGGCACGAATATCATGTCTTCAGTTCCTGCTTATGGTAAAGACTATCCAAACGCTGATTACTCTGAATCCTATGATCGTTTCACAGGAACAAGTATGGCGACTCCGCATGTTGCCGGTATTGCTGCCTTACTAAAATCAGAGCATCCAACTTGGACGCCGTTTGATTTAAAAGTAGCAATTTCAAATACTGCGAAGCAACTCGATATAACAAAGTATGATGTTTTTGCCCAGGGGCCTGGACGTGTGCAACCATTAAAGGCTGCTACGACTGAGGCTTTGGCTTATTCTATCGATAAGACAAGTTTCTCTGGAAAAACCTATGATAACATCAAAGGTACCGTTACATTCGGAAACGTGGCAACAAGTACTACTGCTGAATCCAAAGTAGTAAGGGACATTGTCGTGAAAAACCTCACTGGTGAAGCAAGTGACTATACAGTCACAGTTCAAACGACAAAGGCGGCAACGGGTACGTTAGCAGCTGCAAATGTCACAGTGGATCAAGCAAGCTTTAACTTGTCTGCATCAGGTGAGCAGGCGTTAAAAGTAACCTTGAATGTTCCAAAAGGTTCCGGATCAACTGGAAACGAAATTCTAGGTTATATCCACATCACGAATGGTAAAACAAAATTAATTTTACCGTTTGCGGGTAACCTTGCACCACCAACTGGCTTAAAGAGCTACACGATTGATAGTAAGGTAATTTCACCAAATGCTGATGGAAAATTAGACAGCACAACCTTACGTTATGAGTTCTATGACCGTCAATACACCACATATATCGAGCTATGGGATGCACTGCATCAGGAAGCAGGATATTATGGTGACGGATATCTAGGCTACTTCCTTGCTGCCTCTTCAACAACCACAGGAGCAAAGACACTGGCTATTAATGGACAGTATACGGATTGGGGAACTAGTAAAAAGGTTCTTGCTGCTGACGGCGTATACACGATTGATATTACAACTTTAAACCAAGCGCAAACGGCGGTTGCTGCTTCGGGATATGTTGGACCGATTTTTATTAAAACAACAGCTCCAAAAATTGTAACTGAAAACAGCTATACGACCAAAACTGACAAATTTGACCTTTCAGGAAGCCTGAATGACTCGTATATCGATTGGGCTCCAGGAGTAGAAGAAGTATTTGGTGAAAGCTATGACATCAATTCAAAACTACAAGCAAAGTATCAATTAACAAATAGCAAAGGTGAAACACAAGTAGGAACAACAGCTATTACGCTTGATCAAGATGGTTCTTTCCATGTATCCTTGGACGGCTTGACTGAAGGGGATAACAAAGTAAAGATTACAGTCGATGATGAAGCAAAAAACTCTGCCTCAAAAGAAATTACGATTACAAGACAGGTTGCTGATCCGGAGCCAAATCCAGACGCAGGTAAAGGTCAGTTATTATTAGATAGCCAACCATTAGCCAACATTCCATTCAGCGTGTACACGGCTGGTGCAAACCAAGTTTGGTATGATTTAAAATCGGATGCAAATGGAAACTTTACACACAATCTTCCAGATGGAGATTATAAGATTGATGGTGTTTGGGCAGCTCCGACTTGGTACCCATTAAACGGATCATTTACGATTAAAAATGGTTTAGTGAATGGTAGCAAACTAGTCGTTAATGCTAACGATTATCAAGTTCCAACAGACCCTAACAAATGGAACATTGCGGGTAAATTAACGAAAAATGGCGATGCGTTTGCTAACATTCCATTTAGCGTTCATTCTCTTGATGGCGCGAACTGGTACGATACAAGAACTGACGCGAAAGGGAATTTCGCAGTCAAGGTACCAGATGGAACGTATCAGTTAGATGGAATTTGGGAAGCAGCAAAAGGCAAGTGGCATGTATTAAATCAACAATTTACAGTCAAGGATGGAAAGCTAGTAGGCACAGACCAATTACTTGTAAATGTGACTTCAATTGAAGGAAATGTAACGGGGACGTTAAAACAGGGTGATACTCCGTTAGCCAATACGATCTTCAGTGTTCATAAGTCAACTGGCGAAGTTGTTTGGTATGATACACAAACGGATGCGAATGGAAACTTCAAGTTAAGCCTGCCAGATGGTTCCTACAAGCTTGAAGGAATCTGGGTTGATAAAGATGGCAGATGGTATGAGCTACAAAAAGAATTTACTGTTTCTGGTTCTCTGCAGTTTGATGTAACGATTCCAACTGCACCAGTTAAAAACGTGACAGGTGTATTAACGAAAGGAACAGAAGCGTTAGGCAATGTTGTATTCAGTTTCCATTCCACTACAGGTGATCAATGGTACAATGTGAAAACAGCGGCAGACGGAAGCTTTGGCTTGGTCGTACCGAATGGCTCTTATCAATTAGATGGCATTTGGTTAGAATCGGAGGCGAAGTGGTACGTATTAAATCTTAAATTTAGTGTCGTAGATGGAAAATTAGTTGGAATGGATCAATGGCTTATTAACCTAAACAACTAA
- a CDS encoding spore germination protein, with protein sequence MSFVPGQVKIDTVSGGVVQFGGAVFVSPKNASKNAFGSGASNTGVHIITVTGTSATNNLDSDVVDQPIVNDN encoded by the coding sequence ATGTCGTTCGTACCAGGGCAAGTGAAGATTGACACGGTGAGTGGTGGGGTGGTTCAGTTTGGCGGAGCGGTGTTTGTGTCACCGAAAAACGCTTCGAAAAATGCCTTTGGCTCAGGGGCGTCCAATACTGGCGTTCACATCATAACGGTTACTGGAACAAGCGCAACAAATAATTTAGATTCTGATGTTGTCGATCAGCCAATTGTTAACGATAACTAA
- a CDS encoding spore germination protein — translation MDTVSGGVVQFGGAVFVSPKSATKSFNGSGVSNTGVNIVTVNGASSTNTVDTDVLDQPIVQDN, via the coding sequence ATTGATACGGTAAGTGGCGGGGTTGTGCAGTTTGGCGGAGCGGTATTTGTATCGCCTAAAAGTGCCACTAAAAGTTTCAATGGTTCGGGTGTAAGCAACACTGGTGTTAACATCGTTACTGTTAACGGTGCAAGTTCAACCAATACGGTTGATACAGATGTGCTGGACCAGCCAATCGTACAGGATAACTAA
- a CDS encoding GGDEF domain-containing protein, giving the protein MYAFRINWFIHIPKIFLPIILFCYAIPFALEMYISDKLQFAPQVSIAWGLCLIPSLIFAYYCGFFGGIIATIFSTLLNIITKIINALEGKIYLFEYYLLGEVTFTNLIVTIPVSFLVNKLHLEKTQLVFVNNELKKAKDEVKKIAFHDSLTQLPNRRFFEEYLNNEITKANELGQELDVMFIDLDGFKAVNDTHGHEAGDFLLREIAARLKTSVRESGFVARLAGDEFIISLPQAQNEKTIEVAERILAQLNKPVLINTIPIMVTPSIGVARLSEHGSNVETLIKFADHAMYNAKKMGKNNVQFYKAV; this is encoded by the coding sequence ATGTATGCCTTTAGAATAAATTGGTTCATCCATATTCCTAAAATATTTCTTCCGATTATTCTGTTCTGCTATGCGATTCCATTTGCCCTTGAAATGTATATTTCGGATAAGCTTCAATTTGCCCCACAAGTTTCCATAGCTTGGGGACTTTGTCTAATTCCTTCTTTAATTTTTGCTTACTACTGCGGATTTTTCGGAGGAATAATTGCTACTATTTTTTCTACCTTGTTAAATATCATAACAAAGATAATAAATGCTCTTGAGGGTAAAATTTATCTCTTCGAATACTATTTGTTGGGTGAAGTGACATTTACAAATTTAATTGTAACCATTCCTGTTAGTTTTTTAGTCAATAAATTGCATTTAGAAAAAACTCAGTTGGTATTTGTAAATAATGAATTAAAGAAAGCAAAAGATGAGGTTAAGAAAATTGCATTTCATGACTCCTTAACTCAGTTGCCCAATCGACGTTTTTTTGAGGAGTATCTTAACAATGAAATAACAAAAGCAAATGAATTGGGACAAGAACTTGATGTTATGTTCATTGATTTAGATGGTTTTAAAGCGGTAAATGATACCCATGGCCATGAAGCTGGTGATTTTTTGCTTCGCGAAATTGCTGCCCGCTTAAAGACAAGCGTAAGAGAAAGTGGCTTTGTTGCTAGATTAGCAGGTGATGAATTTATTATCAGTCTTCCACAAGCTCAGAATGAAAAAACAATTGAAGTGGCTGAAAGAATTTTAGCTCAATTAAACAAGCCTGTATTAATAAATACCATTCCCATCATGGTAACCCCAAGTATAGGCGTGGCCAGATTGTCTGAGCATGGAAGCAATGTTGAAACACTGATCAAATTTGCCGATCATGCTATGTATAACGCAAAAAAAATGGGAAAAAACAATGTTCAATTTTATAAAGCGGTATAA